One window of Alteromonas sp. LMIT006 genomic DNA carries:
- a CDS encoding efflux RND transporter periplasmic adaptor subunit, translating into MSTNTKTPNLKLVAAIIIGAALGAGALSLYQGTGSSGNGNEATSGEKKPLYWVAPMDSNYRRDKPGKSPMGMDLIPVYEEGSSGDDFGPGAVKIAPHVVNNLGVRTAPVELKNMHTEISTVGYVQYDEDKLIHIHPRVDGWIEKLYVKAAGNPVEKGQPLYTLYSPQLVNAQEELLIAIKRNNSSLIAAAKDRLKALQLSADFIQKLEKTRKVQQNITFYSPQAGVVDGLKIREGFYVKPGNTILSIGQLDQVWVEAEVFERDAALIEEGLPVSMTLDYLPGEDWAGVVDYVYPTLNSKTRTLRVRLKFDNPDYQLKPNMFAQVSIHANQADSTILVPKEAVIRTGKQDRVVLALGDGQFKSIEVTIGRVDIDSIEILEGLNEDDVVVTSAQFLIDSESSKSSDFKRMTHDEVPNSVWMQGDVNSVMTGHRMVNISHGPAEAWDWPEMVMDFTVAEKVDIDSLKSGQSLHFEVSKTEDGGYEITGIHIMSEAADIGEEVSSATVSGLINAINVDTRILNISRGPIEKWDRPAATMDFIVADNIEIVDFNVGDNVTFTFEVRNNLVITEIYLESNEQLKHEPKSAVDHSNH; encoded by the coding sequence ATGTCAACGAATACTAAAACACCAAATTTGAAACTAGTAGCCGCCATCATCATTGGGGCAGCACTAGGTGCTGGAGCATTAAGTTTATATCAAGGTACAGGTTCAAGCGGTAATGGCAATGAAGCTACATCAGGAGAGAAAAAACCGCTGTATTGGGTTGCACCGATGGATTCTAATTACCGCCGTGACAAGCCCGGTAAGTCGCCTATGGGTATGGATTTAATTCCTGTGTATGAAGAAGGATCATCTGGTGATGACTTTGGCCCCGGAGCCGTAAAAATCGCGCCTCATGTAGTGAATAATCTTGGGGTTCGCACAGCTCCTGTTGAGCTTAAAAATATGCATACTGAAATATCAACCGTAGGTTACGTTCAATATGATGAAGATAAGCTAATTCACATCCATCCACGTGTAGATGGTTGGATAGAAAAGCTCTACGTCAAAGCCGCAGGTAATCCTGTTGAGAAAGGGCAGCCTCTATATACACTATATTCTCCTCAGCTAGTTAACGCGCAAGAAGAACTATTAATAGCTATAAAGCGCAATAATAGTTCCTTAATTGCGGCGGCCAAAGATCGGCTTAAAGCGTTACAGCTTTCAGCAGACTTTATTCAAAAGCTAGAAAAGACACGAAAGGTTCAGCAAAACATCACCTTTTACTCCCCTCAGGCAGGTGTTGTTGATGGTTTGAAGATTAGAGAGGGTTTTTATGTAAAGCCGGGAAACACCATATTAAGCATTGGTCAGCTAGATCAAGTTTGGGTTGAAGCAGAAGTGTTTGAACGTGACGCAGCCTTAATTGAAGAGGGACTTCCTGTATCAATGACACTTGACTATTTACCCGGTGAGGACTGGGCTGGTGTCGTTGATTATGTCTATCCAACCTTGAACAGTAAAACACGCACACTCAGAGTGAGGTTGAAGTTTGACAACCCAGACTATCAATTAAAACCAAACATGTTCGCACAAGTCTCTATTCACGCTAATCAAGCTGATAGCACCATACTTGTGCCTAAAGAAGCTGTTATTCGAACAGGTAAACAAGACAGAGTTGTACTTGCGTTAGGGGATGGCCAGTTTAAATCTATTGAAGTGACTATTGGCCGTGTTGATATCGATAGTATCGAAATCTTAGAGGGCCTTAATGAAGATGATGTTGTGGTGACATCAGCTCAATTCTTGATTGATTCTGAATCAAGTAAAAGCTCTGACTTTAAACGAATGACTCACGATGAAGTGCCCAACTCTGTTTGGATGCAAGGTGATGTTAATAGTGTTATGACTGGGCATCGCATGGTTAATATCAGTCACGGCCCTGCTGAAGCTTGGGATTGGCCTGAGATGGTTATGGATTTTACTGTGGCTGAAAAAGTTGATATTGACTCATTAAAGTCTGGTCAATCTTTGCACTTTGAGGTGAGTAAAACCGAAGATGGTGGATATGAAATTACTGGAATTCATATCATGAGTGAGGCCGCTGATATAGGTGAAGAAGTATCTTCAGCAACAGTATCAGGTCTAATCAATGCGATTAATGTTGATACGCGTATTCTAAATATTAGCCGAGGCCCAATAGAGAAATGGGATAGACCTGCTGCGACGATGGATTTTATCGTCGCGGACAATATAGAAATAGTTGATTTCAATGTTGGTGATAACGTCACTTTCACTTTTGAGGTGAGAAATAATTTGGTTATCACTGAAATCTATCTTGAATCAAATGAGCAACTAAAGCATGAACCTAAAAGTGCTGTTGACCATTCAAATCATTAA
- a CDS encoding TolC family protein yields MYKYIKNTGTCLSFCLLVSISYAAYSKQKSESWLDTQINKDPEIIEARELLIASNHHAKSLTQAIYNPELDASFEKEGDFNNYSIGLSQTIDFWDKRSANTSIGEITLYASQQHLLNLIDSKKADALIALTNWQSAKDTAQLSTERESQLQTLLSIVEDKQKAGILEPLDAELVYLNLSQVFSEIAEYQIELKNAEVKVKELLPDWTPELASKISIDFDVENYSYKAEWIEQHPQVQLAKAKWKEQQAKAQLTTIENKANPTIGISAGKNSDDNIVGLTFSMPLNIRNNYSDATKAAYSEAVAAEAYFQSIYRKRSFEAQANYESLMISKKYYQRWQNLMQNRIDNSARLLNARWEAGDINTSDYLIALSQRADGLHSGIQLEKQFRLSEIAFIWSMGQLSKFKI; encoded by the coding sequence ATGTATAAATATATAAAAAATACAGGCACTTGCCTGTCATTCTGCCTGCTTGTAAGTATTTCATATGCCGCTTACAGCAAGCAAAAAAGTGAGTCGTGGTTAGACACACAAATAAATAAAGATCCCGAAATAATTGAAGCAAGAGAGTTGTTAATCGCAAGCAATCATCATGCAAAAAGCTTAACTCAGGCAATATATAACCCTGAGCTTGACGCAAGTTTTGAGAAAGAAGGTGATTTTAATAACTATTCAATCGGTTTGAGTCAGACCATTGATTTTTGGGATAAACGCTCTGCCAATACGTCAATTGGCGAGATAACTCTTTATGCCAGCCAGCAGCACTTATTGAATTTAATCGATTCAAAAAAGGCCGATGCGTTAATTGCTTTGACAAATTGGCAATCAGCGAAAGATACTGCACAGCTATCTACGGAGAGAGAAAGTCAACTGCAAACCTTACTTAGTATTGTGGAAGACAAACAAAAGGCGGGAATACTTGAGCCTCTAGATGCTGAGCTGGTTTACTTAAACTTGTCTCAAGTTTTTAGTGAAATAGCTGAATATCAAATAGAGCTAAAAAATGCTGAGGTTAAAGTTAAAGAGCTGCTGCCTGATTGGACACCAGAGTTAGCCAGTAAAATCTCTATTGATTTCGATGTTGAAAACTATTCATACAAAGCTGAATGGATTGAACAACACCCCCAAGTACAATTGGCTAAAGCAAAATGGAAAGAGCAACAAGCTAAAGCACAACTAACAACCATAGAGAATAAAGCTAATCCCACCATAGGGATTAGCGCAGGAAAAAATAGTGACGATAATATCGTTGGCTTAACATTCTCTATGCCTTTGAATATCAGAAATAACTATTCCGATGCTACTAAAGCGGCATATTCAGAAGCCGTTGCTGCGGAAGCTTATTTCCAATCCATTTATCGAAAACGCTCTTTTGAAGCTCAGGCCAACTATGAATCCCTCATGATCAGTAAAAAATACTATCAGCGATGGCAAAACCTTATGCAAAACCGAATTGATAATAGCGCGAGGTTGCTAAACGCTCGTTGGGAGGCTGGAGACATCAATACTTCAGACTATCTAATAGCGTTGAGCCAAAGAGCTGATGGATTGCACTCAGGCATTCAACTAGAAAAACAATTTAGACTCTCTGAAATAGCCTTCATTTGGAGCATGGGTCAATTATCTAAGTTTAAGATTTAA
- a CDS encoding cation diffusion facilitator family transporter has translation MHSHSHSHSHSHQHGTDDRIGWAFFLNVTFTIIEFIGGWLTNSTAIMADAVHDLGDSLSIGFAWILSRFSNKAAPDKYSYGYRRLTLFGALVNGVVLVIGSIWVLFEAIPRLTNPEMPVVEGMLGLAILGVAVNGYAVFKLKAGETLNEKVLTWHLLEDVLGWVAVLIVSIVLLFVELPILDPLLSIGFTLFILFNVFRNLKSTLVLFLQAAPDEETQQNIKQTLIKLPEVNGVHHMHFWSLDGESHVLTAHLELSKNSSVNELVALKQTIAIELSEYKLSHTTIEFEFPKETCRDEHEKET, from the coding sequence ATGCATAGTCATAGTCATAGTCATAGTCATAGTCATCAACATGGAACAGACGACAGGATTGGTTGGGCATTTTTTCTCAATGTTACCTTTACGATCATCGAATTTATTGGTGGTTGGCTCACCAACAGTACCGCTATTATGGCTGATGCGGTGCATGACTTAGGAGATAGTTTATCGATTGGCTTTGCATGGATATTAAGTCGTTTTTCAAACAAAGCAGCGCCAGATAAATACAGCTATGGTTACCGCCGACTTACACTGTTCGGGGCATTAGTAAATGGCGTTGTATTAGTAATTGGCTCAATTTGGGTGTTGTTTGAAGCAATTCCAAGGCTAACCAACCCTGAAATGCCTGTAGTTGAAGGAATGTTAGGGCTTGCGATACTCGGTGTTGCCGTAAATGGGTATGCCGTATTCAAATTAAAAGCTGGGGAAACTTTAAATGAAAAAGTACTAACTTGGCACTTACTGGAAGATGTTCTGGGTTGGGTCGCCGTTCTAATTGTTTCAATTGTGTTGTTATTTGTAGAACTGCCAATACTAGACCCACTGCTATCAATTGGTTTTACATTATTTATTTTATTTAATGTTTTCAGAAATCTAAAATCTACACTTGTTTTGTTTCTTCAAGCCGCTCCAGATGAAGAAACTCAACAGAATATCAAACAAACTTTAATTAAATTACCTGAAGTTAATGGGGTTCATCACATGCACTTTTGGTCGTTAGACGGAGAAAGTCATGTACTAACAGCTCATTTGGAGTTATCTAAAAACTCAAGTGTGAATGAACTCGTTGCATTAAAACAAACTATCGCAATTGAACTTTCAGAATATAAATTGTCTCATACAACCATTGAGTTTGAGTTTCCCAAAGAAACTTGCAGAGATGAGCATGAAAAAGAAACATAG
- a CDS encoding IS3 family transposase (programmed frameshift), with translation MGKGIRYTDEFKQEAVNQVAVHGYAVNDVAERLGISTKTLYAWLKRFSKPTKARVEDQDLRAENARLKRELKRLEQERNLFKGSRGILCRRVKERYRFIKSRCSRYPVRVLCRVLEVHPSGYYDWLKSPISKRERADQQLAQKIKQFWIESGGFHGYRNIYMDFRDANEYCGRDRILRLMRKSGIRAQRGYKVPRGYYGGKSDIVAENKLNREFNVERPNQWWVTDITYIKTHEGFLFLAVVMDLFARNIVGWSMSDRMTEDLAMQAITAAYWRRKPQQQVSLHSDQGSQYSSRQFRKLLDAYNIVPSMSRRGNCHDNAVAESFFSNLKKEKIRRRIYQNRAEAKQAVFHYIEMVYNPTRRHTKNDRVSPNNFEREYFKRVESV, from the exons ATGGGTAAAGGTATCCGATATACAGACGAGTTTAAGCAAGAAGCAGTGAATCAAGTTGCTGTCCATGGCTACGCTGTTAACGATGTTGCAGAACGTCTCGGTATAAGCACTAAGACGCTTTATGCGTGGCTTAAAAGATTTTCAAAGCCAACTAAAGCACGAGTAGAAGACCAGGACTTACGAGCTGAAAATGCAAGGTTAAAACGTGAGTTGAAGCGCCTTGAGCAAGAAAGGAACCTGT TTAAAGGAAGCCGCGGTATTCTTTGCCGGCGAGTCAAAGAAAGATACCGGTTTATAAAGTCTCGTTGTTCACGTTATCCCGTGAGAGTTTTGTGTCGAGTGCTAGAGGTTCATCCCAGTGGTTATTATGACTGGCTTAAATCGCCAATCAGTAAGCGAGAGCGGGCAGACCAACAGCTTGCACAAAAAATTAAGCAGTTTTGGATAGAGAGCGGTGGTTTTCATGGCTACCGTAACATCTACATGGACTTTCGTGATGCCAATGAATATTGTGGCCGTGATCGGATCTTACGCTTAATGCGAAAATCAGGCATTCGTGCGCAAAGAGGGTACAAAGTGCCACGAGGTTATTACGGCGGTAAAAGTGATATTGTAGCCGAAAATAAGTTGAATCGTGAATTCAATGTTGAGCGACCTAACCAATGGTGGGTGACCGACATTACTTATATTAAAACTCATGAAGGCTTTCTTTTTCTGGCCGTCGTCATGGACTTATTCGCACGTAATATTGTTGGTTGGTCCATGAGCGATAGAATGACAGAGGACTTAGCAATGCAAGCGATTACAGCAGCATATTGGCGACGAAAGCCTCAACAGCAGGTCAGTTTGCACTCAGACCAAGGCTCTCAATATTCCAGTCGGCAATTTAGAAAGCTACTTGATGCATACAATATTGTACCCAGTATGAGTCGTCGTGGTAACTGTCATGATAATGCCGTCGCAGAGAGTTTTTTCAGCAATTTAAAGAAAGAAAAAATACGTCGTCGAATTTATCAAAACCGAGCTGAAGCTAAGCAAGCTGTGTTTCATTATATTGAGATGGTTTATAATCCCACTCGCCGACATACAAAAAATGATAGGGTATCGCCAAATAACTTTGAGCGTGAATATTTTAAACGGGTAGAAAGTGTCTAG
- a CDS encoding efflux RND transporter periplasmic adaptor subunit, translating to MNTLFSKKLLAIVISGLFLGGTLSGEVYALQVNTIEPVTANPKKHKHEHSESEENHVEEGHQENEGNHSEKDTEHDEHGHDQESKNKETEEEHEEGITLSPQKMSLANIKVQSIRPDYQFSTIYAPGEVKVDGYSSYVVSPRTESVIISRHTALGEHVEKGQKLVTLFSEAMAQAQADYLIASTEWQRVKKLGNKTVSESRLLQAQTTFNATYGKLIALGLTEKAIKDISNKDITSFGQYSLVAQREGVVLQDDFTQGQRVDAGDTIMLLADENKLWVEAKVSPNKKLNLSINSPAIVKLEGEDYKAKVIQEAHTIDPITRTRIIRLSVNNADDNLHSGMFVKVYFQFATEQKVMAVPEEALIRSADGDWTVFVEDHPGEFKATEVELGRSLGNFREIFGLESGTRVVTQGAFFVASEIAKGGFDPHNH from the coding sequence ATGAATACATTATTTAGCAAAAAATTATTAGCAATAGTAATTAGTGGACTTTTTTTAGGTGGGACATTAAGCGGTGAAGTGTATGCTCTACAAGTAAATACAATTGAACCTGTAACAGCAAATCCCAAAAAACATAAACACGAACACTCGGAAAGTGAAGAAAATCATGTAGAAGAAGGCCATCAGGAAAATGAAGGCAACCATTCTGAAAAAGACACAGAACATGACGAACATGGTCACGACCAAGAGAGCAAAAATAAAGAAACTGAAGAGGAACATGAAGAAGGTATTACTCTAAGCCCTCAAAAAATGTCACTAGCCAATATTAAAGTTCAAAGCATAAGACCTGATTATCAATTCAGTACAATCTATGCGCCCGGAGAGGTCAAAGTAGATGGTTATAGCAGCTATGTCGTTTCTCCCCGTACCGAGTCAGTGATAATAAGCAGACATACTGCACTCGGTGAACACGTAGAAAAAGGACAAAAGCTGGTCACCCTATTTAGTGAAGCAATGGCTCAAGCTCAAGCTGACTACTTGATTGCGTCAACTGAATGGCAGCGAGTAAAGAAATTAGGCAACAAAACAGTAAGTGAAAGTCGTTTACTTCAGGCTCAAACCACATTTAACGCCACATACGGAAAACTTATCGCACTAGGGTTAACTGAAAAAGCGATAAAAGACATATCAAATAAAGACATAACTTCGTTTGGCCAATATTCGCTAGTAGCTCAGCGAGAAGGAGTAGTTTTACAAGATGACTTCACCCAAGGCCAACGAGTCGATGCGGGTGATACTATCATGCTTTTGGCAGATGAAAATAAGCTGTGGGTGGAAGCTAAAGTATCACCCAACAAAAAGCTCAATCTATCAATCAACTCTCCGGCAATAGTTAAATTAGAAGGAGAGGATTATAAGGCAAAAGTTATTCAGGAAGCCCACACGATTGATCCCATCACTAGAACTCGAATCATTCGCCTAAGTGTTAATAATGCAGATGACAATCTCCATTCAGGCATGTTTGTTAAAGTATATTTTCAATTTGCCACTGAACAAAAAGTTATGGCCGTTCCAGAAGAAGCGCTAATTAGAAGTGCGGACGGAGATTGGACCGTATTTGTTGAGGATCATCCCGGTGAATTCAAAGCGACAGAGGTTGAGTTAGGTCGTTCTCTAGGTAATTTCAGAGAAATATTTGGTTTAGAAAGTGGTACTCGTGTGGTCACTCAAGGAGCGTTTTTTGTTGCTTCTGAAATAGCTAAAGGCGGATTTGATCCGCATAACCATTAA
- a CDS encoding TolC family protein has protein sequence MKLNASNLTSLSTALLLGLSVFSVQAEKVVSLEQAITLAQQNDPWLHGSRLKQSAVENRSIASGTLPDPKVSLGIMNLPTDTWDLDQEGMTQLKVGVSQMFPRGDSLEIKQDQLKIESTKFPLLREDRKAKLKSQVSQLWLDAYLAQQTIKLIEEDWALFEQMAEVAKASYSNVVGKTRQQDVIRAQLEIVQLDDRLTSQKQKLETTIARLNEWLHIYDAARLNESFNFDAQPLEFSVSKELPSIRLNNPTVLTASNYSRNLLAQELANHPAILAIDVKRKASEKGVELAKQQYEPQWGVNASYAYRDNMPSGDSRADLFSVGVTFDLPLFTENRQDKQVAASIADSEAIKTEKLLLTKQMISAVEKELRQLKRLSDRQSIYQKQLLKQTHDQAEASLTAYTNDDGDFAEVVRARIAELNARISALKIDVDALKTVARINYFFSYSQTNSNAEHKPMHTSHRMNQHLSNQQFGEK, from the coding sequence ATGAAATTGAACGCTTCAAACCTTACGTCACTTTCAACTGCGCTACTGCTCGGCTTATCTGTATTCTCTGTTCAAGCTGAGAAAGTAGTGTCGCTTGAACAAGCTATCACCTTAGCTCAGCAAAATGACCCTTGGCTTCATGGTAGCCGATTGAAACAAAGTGCGGTTGAAAATAGAAGTATCGCTTCAGGTACTTTGCCTGACCCGAAAGTATCGCTAGGGATAATGAATTTACCAACAGATACTTGGGATTTAGATCAGGAAGGAATGACTCAGCTAAAGGTTGGTGTTTCTCAAATGTTTCCGAGAGGAGATAGTCTAGAGATCAAACAAGACCAGTTAAAAATCGAGTCCACGAAATTTCCATTGCTACGTGAGGATCGTAAAGCGAAGTTGAAAAGCCAAGTGTCACAGCTTTGGCTAGATGCTTACTTAGCCCAACAGACCATTAAATTGATAGAAGAAGATTGGGCGCTTTTTGAGCAGATGGCAGAAGTGGCTAAAGCTAGCTACTCAAACGTTGTTGGTAAAACCAGACAGCAAGATGTTATTCGTGCTCAATTGGAAATCGTGCAGTTAGATGACAGGTTAACTTCGCAAAAGCAGAAACTAGAAACGACAATCGCTCGCCTTAATGAGTGGCTTCATATTTACGATGCTGCTCGCTTAAATGAATCATTCAACTTTGACGCGCAACCACTAGAGTTTAGCGTCTCAAAAGAATTGCCTTCGATTCGATTGAACAATCCAACAGTCCTAACAGCATCTAATTACTCAAGAAATCTATTGGCTCAGGAACTTGCTAATCATCCAGCCATACTTGCAATTGATGTAAAACGCAAAGCTTCAGAAAAAGGAGTTGAGTTAGCCAAACAGCAATATGAGCCGCAATGGGGTGTCAATGCGAGCTATGCCTATCGTGACAATATGCCTTCTGGTGATAGCCGAGCTGATTTATTTTCTGTTGGGGTAACGTTTGATTTGCCTTTGTTCACTGAGAATAGACAAGATAAGCAAGTTGCAGCTTCTATTGCTGATTCAGAAGCTATAAAAACCGAGAAATTATTGCTGACAAAACAAATGATCAGTGCGGTGGAAAAGGAGCTTAGACAGCTTAAACGTTTATCTGACAGGCAGTCTATTTATCAAAAACAACTTCTCAAACAAACGCATGACCAAGCTGAAGCGTCATTGACGGCTTACACCAACGATGATGGCGATTTTGCCGAAGTTGTTCGAGCAAGAATTGCCGAATTAAATGCCAGAATATCAGCCTTAAAAATTGATGTTGACGCACTTAAAACAGTTGCTCGCATTAACTATTTCTTTTCGTACTCTCAAACTAACTCAAATGCTGAGCATAAGCCAATGCACACTTCGCACAGAATGAATCAGCACTTATCCAATCAGCAATTTGGAGAAAAATAA
- the cadR gene encoding Cd(II)/Pb(II)-responsive transcriptional regulator, producing the protein MKIGELSKTSGCSIQTIRFYEKEGLLSDPERTEGNFRLYDVTALKQLEFVKHCRSLDISLIDIKRLIDLKNKPEESCSSVNALIAQQLALVKKRMKELKALKNELQQMASTCNSDNTIEGCGIIKSLDS; encoded by the coding sequence ATGAAAATAGGTGAATTATCGAAAACATCCGGTTGTTCTATACAAACTATTAGATTCTATGAAAAAGAAGGATTACTTTCTGATCCAGAGCGTACAGAAGGTAACTTCAGATTGTATGACGTTACCGCTTTGAAGCAATTAGAATTCGTAAAACATTGTCGCAGTCTCGATATCTCTCTTATAGATATTAAACGTCTTATCGACCTAAAAAATAAACCAGAGGAAAGTTGCTCAAGTGTAAATGCGCTGATTGCGCAACAATTAGCTTTGGTAAAAAAACGCATGAAAGAATTAAAAGCCTTAAAAAACGAATTACAACAAATGGCTAGTACGTGTAATTCTGATAATACCATTGAAGGGTGTGGGATAATTAAGTCATTAGATAGCTAA
- a CDS encoding DUF411 domain-containing protein, whose protein sequence is MINKYLKIAVVMLLSPAFANANEHNHADNHDVTPLELIVYKTPTCGCCKKWITHIEDEGIVAHSKDFRNISNIKTKYGIKPNYRSCHTAVSRNGFAFEGHVPAKFIQQFLSEEHPNAIGLSVPAMPVGSPGMEVGDRFMPYKVLILFKDGTSEVYAKVKTYEEQF, encoded by the coding sequence ATGATCAATAAGTATTTAAAAATAGCAGTTGTAATGCTGCTTTCACCTGCGTTTGCAAACGCTAATGAACATAACCATGCAGACAATCACGACGTAACACCTTTGGAGTTAATCGTTTATAAAACCCCTACTTGTGGGTGTTGTAAAAAATGGATAACTCATATTGAAGACGAAGGGATTGTTGCGCACTCCAAAGATTTTCGAAACATCAGCAACATCAAAACTAAGTATGGTATCAAGCCTAATTACCGTTCCTGCCACACGGCAGTGAGTAGAAACGGATTTGCCTTTGAAGGTCACGTACCTGCTAAATTTATTCAGCAGTTCTTATCAGAAGAGCACCCGAATGCGATTGGGCTTTCAGTTCCAGCAATGCCAGTTGGCTCTCCCGGTATGGAAGTCGGTGACCGCTTTATGCCATACAAAGTGTTAATTCTATTTAAAGATGGAACGAGTGAAGTCTATGCAAAAGTTAAGACATACGAGGAGCAATTCTAA
- a CDS encoding cation transporter: MSGCGCEVELKDDQQKTVLYWLLAINATMFVFEIGLGWLSESTALIADSLDMLADAIVYAIALYAVGKSIQHKAYAALVSGYFQLGLGVLILLDISRRLVGESEPHSWFMIGVGSVALIANVICLMLIRKHNNDEVHMRASWIFSANDVIANLGVVFAGILVMVLEQRWPDIVIGSIISMLILRGAYMILTDAKQELVSAQYTSEVSDKNKQSTCCNSK; the protein is encoded by the coding sequence ATGAGCGGTTGTGGCTGTGAAGTAGAATTAAAAGATGACCAACAAAAAACAGTGCTTTATTGGCTTTTAGCCATAAATGCCACGATGTTTGTATTTGAAATTGGTTTAGGTTGGTTATCTGAATCAACCGCATTAATTGCTGATTCGTTAGATATGCTAGCTGATGCTATCGTCTATGCCATTGCCTTATATGCCGTGGGGAAGTCAATCCAACATAAAGCTTATGCAGCATTAGTAAGTGGTTATTTCCAATTGGGGTTAGGGGTTCTAATTCTTCTCGATATATCTAGGCGACTAGTTGGAGAAAGTGAGCCTCATTCTTGGTTTATGATTGGAGTTGGTTCTGTGGCATTAATCGCTAATGTCATTTGTTTGATGCTTATACGAAAGCACAATAATGATGAAGTGCATATGAGGGCTAGCTGGATATTTTCAGCTAATGATGTGATCGCAAACCTTGGTGTCGTATTTGCTGGCATCCTTGTCATGGTGCTAGAACAACGCTGGCCTGATATTGTTATTGGTAGCATCATTTCAATGTTAATTCTTCGAGGTGCTTACATGATATTAACGGATGCCAAACAAGAATTAGTATCGGCTCAATATACATCTGAAGTATCAGATAAAAATAAACAATCAACCTGCTGCAATTCAAAGTAA